A stretch of the Streptomyces sp. WMMB303 genome encodes the following:
- a CDS encoding NADH-quinone oxidoreductase subunit D: MSSTTHAPAGIRETTEGTVYDVTGGDWDELAAHAAKSDDERIIVNMGPQHPSTHGVLRLILEIDGETVTEARCGIGYLHTGIEKNLEYRTWTQGTTFVTRMDYLTPFFNETAYCLGVERLLGIEDEVPDRANVIRVLLMELNRLSSHLVAIATGGMELGATTVMIFGFRDRELVLDLYELITGLRMNHAYIRPGGLSQDIPPGTVDALREFVKKMRKNLPEYDALATGNPVFKARLKDIGYLDLAGCMALGATGPVLRSAGLPHDLRKAQPYCGYETYDFEVPTVDTCDSYGRFLLRLEEMRQSLRIIEQCVDRLEPGPVMVADKKIAWPAQLALGPDGLGNSLDHIKNIMGTSMEALIHHFKLVTEGFRVPPGETYAAVESPKGELGVHVVSDGGTRPYRVHFRDPSFTNLQSMAAMCEGGQVADVIVAVASLDPVMGGVDR; the protein is encoded by the coding sequence ATGTCCTCTACAACCCACGCACCTGCAGGCATTCGGGAGACCACCGAAGGCACCGTCTACGACGTCACCGGAGGGGACTGGGACGAGCTGGCCGCGCACGCCGCCAAGAGCGACGACGAGCGGATCATCGTCAACATGGGCCCCCAGCATCCGTCCACGCACGGGGTGCTCCGGCTGATCCTGGAGATCGACGGCGAGACGGTCACCGAGGCCCGGTGCGGCATCGGCTACCTGCACACCGGCATCGAGAAGAACCTCGAGTACCGGACCTGGACCCAGGGCACCACGTTCGTCACGCGCATGGACTATCTGACGCCGTTCTTCAACGAGACGGCGTACTGCCTGGGCGTGGAACGGCTCCTGGGTATCGAGGACGAGGTGCCCGACCGCGCCAATGTGATCCGGGTGCTGCTGATGGAGCTCAACCGGCTCTCCTCGCACCTGGTCGCCATCGCCACCGGCGGCATGGAGCTGGGCGCGACCACGGTCATGATCTTCGGCTTCCGGGACCGGGAGCTGGTCCTGGACCTGTACGAGCTGATCACCGGGCTGCGGATGAACCACGCCTACATCCGCCCCGGCGGGCTCTCCCAGGACATTCCGCCCGGGACCGTGGACGCGCTGCGCGAGTTCGTCAAGAAGATGCGCAAGAACCTGCCGGAGTACGACGCGCTCGCCACCGGCAACCCCGTCTTCAAGGCCCGGCTGAAGGACATCGGCTACCTCGACCTGGCCGGCTGCATGGCGCTGGGCGCCACGGGACCGGTCCTGCGCTCCGCCGGACTGCCGCACGACCTGCGCAAGGCCCAGCCGTACTGCGGCTACGAGACCTACGACTTCGAGGTCCCGACCGTCGACACCTGCGACTCCTACGGGCGGTTCCTGCTGCGGCTGGAGGAGATGCGCCAGTCGCTGCGGATCATCGAGCAGTGCGTGGACCGGCTGGAGCCGGGCCCGGTCATGGTCGCCGACAAGAAGATCGCCTGGCCCGCGCAGCTCGCCCTGGGCCCCGACGGGCTGGGCAACTCGCTCGACCACATCAAGAACATCATGGGCACCTCGATGGAGGCGCTGATCCACCACTTCAAGCTGGTGACCGAGGGCTTCCGGGTGCCGCCGGGCGAGACGTACGCGGCCGTCGAGTCCCCCAAGGGGGAGCTGGGCGTGCACGTCGTCAGCGACGGCGGCACCCGCCCCTACCGGGTGCACTTCCGCGATCCCTCCTTCACCAATCTGCAGTCCATGGCGGCGATGTGCGAGGGCGGCCAGGTGGCCGACGTCATCGTCGCCGTCGCGTCCCTCGACCCCGTGATGGGAGGCGTCGACCGGTGA
- a CDS encoding NADH-quinone oxidoreductase subunit A — MNVYTPILVLGAIAAAFTVFSVVVASIVGPKRYNRAKLEAYECGIEPTPQPAGGGRFPVKYYLTAMLFIIFDIEIVFLYPWAVHFDSLGMFGLVEMLVFVALIGIAYAYDWRRGGLEWD, encoded by the coding sequence GTGAACGTCTACACACCAATCCTCGTACTGGGAGCGATCGCGGCCGCGTTCACGGTGTTCTCCGTGGTCGTGGCGTCGATCGTCGGCCCCAAGCGCTACAACCGGGCAAAGCTGGAGGCGTACGAGTGCGGCATCGAGCCGACGCCGCAGCCGGCCGGAGGCGGCCGCTTCCCGGTGAAGTACTACCTGACGGCGATGCTCTTCATCATCTTCGACATCGAAATCGTCTTCCTCTACCCGTGGGCCGTGCATTTCGACTCACTCGGGATGTTCGGGCTCGTCGAAATGCTGGTCTTCGTCGCCCTCATCGGTATCGCGTACGCCTACGACTGGCGGCGCGGCGGCCTGGAATGGGACTAG
- a CDS encoding NADH-quinone oxidoreductase subunit C: protein MSEEKRPKAPFENDPAQRAEESLPVPPGDTGEVIAVRRGMFGARNGGDTSGYGGLVRTVRLPGGSSRPYGGWFDEVADELEGALEEQGLDPEQVIERTVVDRGELTFHVARDHLSRTARILRDDPALRFELCTGVSGVHYPEDAGRELHAVYHLRSITHNRLIRMEVSAPDADPHIPSTVDIYPTNDWHERETYDFFGLIFDGHPALTRILMPDDWQGFPQRKDYPLGGIPVEYKGAQIPAPDQRRSYS from the coding sequence ATGAGCGAGGAGAAGCGCCCCAAGGCGCCCTTCGAGAACGATCCGGCCCAGCGCGCCGAGGAGTCGCTGCCCGTACCGCCGGGGGACACCGGCGAGGTCATCGCGGTGCGCCGCGGGATGTTCGGTGCCCGCAACGGCGGGGACACCTCCGGCTACGGCGGGCTGGTGCGCACCGTGCGGCTGCCCGGCGGCAGCTCCCGGCCCTACGGCGGCTGGTTCGACGAGGTGGCCGACGAGCTGGAGGGCGCCCTGGAGGAGCAGGGACTGGATCCCGAGCAGGTCATCGAGCGGACGGTGGTGGACCGCGGCGAGCTGACCTTCCACGTCGCCCGCGACCACCTGTCGCGCACGGCCCGCATCCTGCGGGACGACCCGGCGCTCCGCTTCGAGCTGTGCACCGGCGTCAGCGGCGTCCACTACCCGGAGGACGCGGGGCGCGAGCTGCACGCCGTCTACCACCTGCGCTCGATCACCCACAACCGGCTGATCCGCATGGAGGTCAGCGCACCGGACGCGGATCCGCACATCCCCTCGACCGTCGACATCTACCCGACGAACGACTGGCACGAGCGCGAGACGTACGACTTCTTCGGTCTGATCTTCGACGGTCACCCGGCGCTGACCCGGATCCTGATGCCGGACGACTGGCAGGGCTTCCCGCAGCGCAAGGACTATCCGCTCGGCGGTATCCCCGTCGAGTACAAGGGCGCCCAGATTCCCGCTCCTGACCAGCGGAGGTCGTACAGCTAA
- a CDS encoding C40 family peptidase: MSPKAQIPSHRKPRSSKMNTALRAGMTGGVMGTIALTAAAAPALAADKNAPADTVEMPSLSTADSNALAAESLHHSAQQYSLQQAQQDAAAEAKQEAKETKKKAEAEAKRKAEAKKKAEAARKAAAEAKERASRSTERTSLTTNAAAPQGGNVATLLSFLRAQVGKSYVMGATGPSAYDCSGLTQAAYKQVGVNLPRTSQPQSTAGTPVSLDNLQPGDLLYWGGAGSAYHVAVYVGGGKFIGAQNSSTGIVERPLSYDQPTGAVRVL, translated from the coding sequence ATGTCCCCGAAAGCTCAGATTCCCAGCCACCGGAAGCCCCGCTCCAGCAAGATGAATACGGCGCTGCGTGCGGGTATGACGGGTGGCGTCATGGGCACCATCGCCCTGACCGCGGCGGCGGCACCGGCCCTGGCGGCCGACAAGAACGCACCGGCCGACACAGTGGAGATGCCCTCCCTCTCCACGGCCGACTCCAACGCCCTCGCGGCGGAATCCCTCCACCACTCCGCGCAGCAGTACAGCCTCCAGCAGGCCCAGCAGGACGCGGCCGCCGAGGCCAAGCAGGAGGCCAAGGAGACCAAGAAGAAGGCCGAGGCCGAGGCGAAGCGCAAGGCCGAGGCCAAGAAGAAGGCCGAAGCCGCCCGCAAGGCGGCGGCCGAGGCCAAGGAGCGCGCCTCCCGCTCCACGGAGCGCACCTCCCTCACCACCAATGCCGCCGCGCCGCAGGGCGGCAACGTGGCCACCCTCCTGAGCTTCCTGCGGGCCCAGGTCGGCAAGTCCTACGTCATGGGCGCCACCGGCCCCTCCGCGTACGACTGCTCGGGCCTGACCCAGGCGGCCTACAAGCAGGTCGGCGTCAACCTGCCGCGTACCTCGCAGCCGCAGTCCACCGCGGGCACCCCCGTCTCGCTGGACAACCTCCAGCCGGGCGACCTGCTCTACTGGGGCGGCGCCGGCAGCGCCTACCACGTGGCCGTCTACGTGGGCGGCGGCAAGTTCATCGGCGCCCAGAACTCCTCCACCGGCATCGTGGAGCGCCCCCTGAGCTACGACCAGCCCACCGGCGCCGTCCGCGTCCTCTGA
- a CDS encoding NADH-quinone oxidoreductase subunit B — protein sequence MGLEEKLPSGFLLTTVEKMAGAARKSSMFPATFGLACCAIEMMTTGAGRYDLARFGMEVFRGSPRQADLMIVAGRVSQKMAPVLRQVYDQMPNPKWVISMGVCASSGGMFNNYAIVQGVDHIVPVDIYLPGCPPRPEMLLDSILKLHEKILHSKLGVNQQEAAREAEEAALKAVPTIEMKGLLR from the coding sequence ATGGGACTTGAAGAGAAACTGCCGAGCGGTTTTCTGCTCACCACGGTCGAGAAAATGGCCGGGGCGGCACGTAAATCATCCATGTTCCCGGCGACGTTCGGGCTCGCCTGCTGCGCCATCGAGATGATGACGACCGGCGCCGGACGCTACGACCTCGCCCGGTTCGGCATGGAGGTCTTCCGCGGCTCGCCGCGCCAGGCCGACCTCATGATCGTGGCGGGCCGGGTCAGCCAGAAGATGGCACCGGTGCTGCGCCAGGTGTACGACCAGATGCCGAACCCCAAATGGGTCATCTCCATGGGGGTGTGCGCCTCGTCCGGCGGAATGTTCAACAACTACGCCATCGTGCAGGGCGTCGACCACATCGTGCCCGTCGACATTTATCTTCCCGGTTGCCCGCCGCGCCCCGAAATGCTGCTCGATTCCATTCTCAAGCTGCACGAGAAGATCCTGCACTCGAAACTCGGCGTCAACCAGCAGGAAGCGGCCCGCGAGGCCGAGGAGGCGGCGCTGAAGGCGGTACCGACGATCGAGATGAAGGGGCTGCTCCGGTGA